From a single Cytophagales bacterium WSM2-2 genomic region:
- a CDS encoding beta-N-acetylhexosaminidase: protein MLKKLFLILCWPALSFAQSLNIIPQPASITSSPGTFAIDENTWLKFDKKNKDLKDVAELFTSSIRSISGISLPVKSKSKTVSFNIISKQNLGKEGYELIVSGSSIVINANSPAGIFYATQTLLQTLPAIRTNRLLNVPCMTVIDNPRFNWRGMHLDVSRHFFSPDVIKEYIDLMAMYKFNTFHWHLVDDQGWRIEIKKYPKLTEVGAWRADQTNINWRERKIAKPGDLPTYGGYYTQEQIKEIVEYARKRNITVVPEIEMPGHSAAVFASYPQLSCTQKPQLPLTGGDYTDAASNFCAGNDESFNFIQDVLSEVITLFPSSYVHIGGDEVEKGPWKKCERCQARIKAENLKDEDELQSYFIKRIEKFLISKNKKMIGWDEILEGGLAPDATVMSWRGEKGGIEAAKMKHNVVMTPGTPCYFDHYQGDPETEPYAIGGFNTLKRVYDYEPIPKELSDEEGKYVLGAQANLWTEFITTAEHVEYMVLPRMLALGEVVWSPKSTRDWSGFNQRLQSHFTAFEQKGLHYSKGNFKVDIKPVAKDGKLKVSMFSETFNGEIFYTTDGSVPTASGKKYAGEFNIDTTMTIKAVTVVGGRVVSPAANEQSFSIHKAIGRDVTYVNPNSQSYKADGPNSLTDGIRGTITHGKSWHAFNKNDLIATIDLGEEKNIHQVTIGCLQNYRAWIFMPQSVKFEVSADGKSFTEVGNKSNTISVDDKNIILKDFSVSFKDQKVKFIRVTAKNLGVCPPGHKGEGKAAWLFADEIIVN, encoded by the coding sequence ATGCTTAAGAAACTATTCCTGATTCTTTGTTGGCCTGCTTTATCCTTTGCACAGAGTTTAAATATCATTCCGCAACCGGCAAGCATTACTTCAAGTCCCGGTACGTTTGCAATCGATGAAAACACATGGCTGAAGTTTGACAAGAAAAATAAAGACCTCAAGGATGTTGCTGAGTTATTCACTTCATCGATCAGGAGTATTTCCGGCATCTCACTTCCGGTTAAATCGAAGAGCAAAACAGTTTCCTTTAACATTATCTCAAAGCAGAATTTAGGAAAGGAAGGATATGAATTAATTGTGTCAGGCTCTTCGATAGTGATCAACGCCAATTCACCAGCAGGAATCTTTTACGCAACGCAGACGCTTCTCCAGACATTGCCGGCAATTCGTACTAACCGGTTGCTGAATGTGCCGTGTATGACAGTTATAGATAACCCTCGTTTCAACTGGCGTGGGATGCACCTGGATGTGAGTCGCCATTTCTTTTCGCCAGATGTTATAAAAGAATACATTGATCTGATGGCGATGTACAAGTTCAATACTTTTCACTGGCACCTTGTCGATGATCAGGGATGGCGCATCGAAATAAAAAAATATCCCAAGCTTACAGAAGTCGGGGCATGGCGTGCCGACCAAACGAATATTAACTGGCGCGAACGAAAAATTGCCAAGCCCGGTGATCTTCCAACGTATGGTGGTTACTATACACAAGAGCAAATCAAAGAAATTGTAGAATATGCGCGAAAGCGAAACATCACTGTTGTTCCTGAAATAGAGATGCCCGGACACTCTGCTGCGGTGTTTGCGTCATATCCTCAGCTGAGTTGCACTCAAAAACCTCAATTGCCACTCACCGGTGGTGACTACACTGATGCGGCTTCCAATTTTTGCGCAGGCAATGACGAGTCTTTTAATTTTATTCAGGATGTGTTGAGTGAAGTGATTACACTCTTTCCTTCATCGTACGTCCACATTGGCGGTGATGAGGTAGAGAAAGGTCCGTGGAAAAAATGCGAACGCTGCCAGGCCAGGATCAAAGCGGAGAATCTTAAAGACGAAGATGAACTTCAGAGTTATTTCATTAAGCGGATTGAGAAATTCCTTATCAGTAAAAACAAGAAAATGATTGGCTGGGATGAGATCCTCGAAGGAGGGCTCGCTCCCGATGCTACGGTGATGAGCTGGCGTGGAGAGAAGGGTGGGATTGAGGCGGCAAAAATGAAACACAATGTTGTTATGACACCCGGCACACCATGTTACTTCGATCACTACCAGGGAGACCCGGAAACGGAACCTTACGCCATCGGAGGTTTCAATACGCTGAAGAGAGTTTACGACTATGAGCCTATTCCGAAAGAGCTCAGCGATGAGGAAGGTAAGTATGTGCTCGGTGCGCAAGCTAACCTCTGGACAGAATTTATCACAACGGCAGAACATGTAGAGTATATGGTACTGCCACGTATGCTGGCCTTGGGAGAAGTTGTATGGAGCCCCAAATCAACGCGCGATTGGAGTGGATTCAATCAGCGATTGCAATCGCATTTCACGGCCTTTGAACAGAAAGGCCTACACTACAGCAAAGGAAATTTTAAAGTAGACATCAAACCTGTTGCGAAAGATGGAAAGCTGAAGGTGTCAATGTTTTCAGAAACTTTTAACGGAGAAATTTTCTACACCACTGACGGATCAGTTCCGACCGCTTCCGGTAAGAAATATGCAGGGGAATTTAATATCGACACAACGATGACGATCAAAGCAGTGACTGTTGTGGGCGGCAGAGTTGTAAGTCCTGCAGCTAACGAACAATCCTTTTCAATTCATAAGGCCATAGGGAGAGACGTGACTTATGTCAATCCCAACAGCCAGTCATATAAAGCCGATGGACCGAATTCATTGACGGACGGCATCCGGGGAACAATTACGCACGGGAAATCATGGCATGCGTTCAATAAAAATGATTTGATCGCCACTATAGATTTGGGTGAAGAGAAGAACATTCATCAGGTTACGATCGGGTGTCTACAAAATTACCGCGCCTGGATCTTCATGCCGCAGTCAGTTAAGTTTGAAGTGTCGGCAGACGGAAAATCATTTACCGAAGTAGGGAACAAGAGCAACACCATTTCGGTTGATGACAAGAACATTATCCTGAAAGATTTTTCAGTTTCTTTCAAGGACCAAAAAGTGAAATTTATTCGTGTGACGGCAAAGAATCTTGGTGTCTGCCCTCCTGGCCACAAAGGCGAAGGCAAGGCAGCATGGTTGTTTGCGGATGAAATCATAGTGAATTAA